The following coding sequences lie in one Paramisgurnus dabryanus chromosome 16, PD_genome_1.1, whole genome shotgun sequence genomic window:
- the rack1 gene encoding small ribosomal subunit protein RACK1: MTEQMTVRGTLKGHSGWVTQIATTPQFPDMILSASRDKSVIMWKLTRDETNYGIPQRALKGHSHFVSDVVISSDGQFALSGSWDGTLRLWDLTTGTTTRRFVGHTKDVLSVAFSADNRQIVSGSRDKTIKLWNTLGVCKYTIQDDSHTEWVSCVRFSPNSSNPIIVSCGWDKMVKVWNLANCKLKTNHIGHTGYLNTVTVSPDGSLCASGGKDGQAMLWDLNEGKHLYTLDGGDTINALCFSPNRYWLCAATGPSIKIWDLEGKIIVDELRQDIITTNSKAEPPQCTSLAWSADGQTLFAGYTDNLIRVWQVTIGTR; this comes from the exons ATGACCGAGCAGATGACAGTAAGGGGTACCCTGAAGGGTCATAGTGGATGGGTCACTCAAATCGCCACCACACCCCAGTTTCCCGACATGATTTTGTCTGCGTCCCGGG ACAAGAGTGTCATCATGTGGAAGCTGACCCGTGATGAGACCAACTATGGCATCCCCCAGCGTGCTCTGAAGGGCCATTCTCACTTTGTAAGTGATGTTGTCATCTCATCCGATGGACAGTTTGCCCTGTCTGGCTCCTGGGATGGGACTCTCCGCCTGTGGGATCTGACAAC CGGCACTACAACCCGCCGTTTTGTCGGACACACCAAGGATGTTCTGAGCGTGGCTTTCTCCGCTGACAACCGCCAGATTGTGTCTGGATCCAGAGACAAAACCATTAAGCTGTGGAACACCCTGGGAGTCTGCAAGTACACCATCCAG GATGACAGCCACACCGAATGGGTTTCCTGCGTGCGCTTCTCTCCCAACAGCAGCAATCCCATTATTGTGTCCTGTGGCTGGGACAAAATGGTCAAG GTATGGAACCTTGCAAATTGCAAACTGAAGACCAACCACATTGGCCACACTGGATACCTCAACACAGTGACCGTGTCTCCTGATGGATCTCTGTGTGCTTCTGGTGGAAAG GACGGACAGGCAATGCTGTGGGACCTGAATGAAGGCAAGCACCTCTACACCCTGGATGGTGGTGATACCATCAACGCCCTATGCTTCAGCCCCAACCGGTACTGGCTCTGTGCTGCCACCGGACCCAGCATCAAAATCTGG GATCTGGAGGGCAAGATCATTGTTGATGAATTGAGGCAGGACATTATCACCACCAATAGCAAGGCTGAGCCACCTCAGTGCACTTCTCTGGCCTGGTCTGCTGATGGACAG ACTCTATTTGCTGGTTACACTGACAACCTGATCCGAGTGTGGCAGGTGACCATTGGAACCAGATAG